AACTATATTTTGGAAGCGGAACTCCCTGCACTTCGTAACATTGACATAACTTATGTGCCCCGAATAAAAAAACTCATGCAGATCATTGCAGAATCCGTGCCTTTCACCCCCAATGTTACGCAACTGAGCGGCCGTATTGGCATTAACCGAAACACCCTCATTTCATACTTTCACTATCTGGAAGAAGCTTCGATCATTCAAAATTTGTACAAAGATTCCGCCGGCCTTACGAAAATGCAGAAGCCCGTTAAAATCCTGATGGAGAATACCAATCTCATGCATGCGATAGCGCCTCACAAAGTAAACGCGGGCGCTGAGCGCGAAACATTCTTCGTAAATCAGCTAAAAATGAATCACACGGTGGAATACAGTGATATTGGTGATTTTCGAATTGATCAGCATTATTATTTTGAGATAGGCGGCAAAAATAAAACAGGAAAACAACTTCAGGGACAAGCCGGCTGGGTCGCTGCCGATACCATCGAGACCGGTTTCAAAAACATCATCCCCCTCTGGCTTCTGGGGTTTTTGAAGTAGCCCGCATTATTCACCAAGAAATTTTCTTGCTGGCAAGGCGAAGATGAAAACTCAGCGGAAGGGTACCTAAGTACCCTGAGCATGAGTTTTCATCTTCAACGCCGCCAGCGGGGAAATTTCGCAGTCTTTACACCACACTCAAATTTGGGCTACCGGTGTATTTAGCTAAGCCAATTTTAAACTGATACTTATAAAATAAATTCTTTTAATAGTGAATAATGCGGGGTAGATAAATTCTGCCGCACCTTTTTCCCGTTTGTCCTATATTCCTGCAAACAAACCCGTCATTTGAATACCTATCATCAAGTAAATATGCCCATAACCTACGTAAAGCTAAACGACTTTGTAAGCCTGCTCGACCCGGCAGCCAACATCATCCTGAACATGAGCGCGGAAGAAGCGGAAGAGATTGTCCGCAGCGGCAATCCCGCGAAGGTGCGCTCGATTGAAGGCTCATTTGCGATTGTCACCAAAAATGGCATGGAAGTCACGATGGCGCGGTCCATCAGCCGGCCCATGCGGTATTTCATGGCCAAACAGGTCGACGGGCCGCTCCTCATTGTGGCCGAGCGCATTGACGAAATCTACGAATACCTGAAAAGCCTCGGGCTACATCATCAGTTTAATCCGGCCTACACGCGCATGGTGCCGGCGCACTATGTGGTGAAGCTTCAGGTTGTGGGCTGTCCCGACCCGAATCCGGATTACACCCGTTATTTTGTACCTGAACGCGAAACCCTGCCCGCGGACCTCGACGAAATCGGGCGGGCCTATGTCGGGGCGATGGCCAACGAGTGTCAGAAATGGCTGCAATCCATTGATGAAAAAGAGCCAATCGGCGTGCTGTTTTCCGGCGGCATTGACAGCGGCTCCGTCTTTCTGGTGCTGTATCACACCATGCTGAAGCTCGGCATGTCACCGGCCCGGCTCAAGGCCTTCACGCTTTCTGTGGAAAACGGTCCGGACGCGCGGCAGGCCCGCTCTTTCCTGAAGGCGCTCGATCTCGAACTCTTCCACGAAGTGCTGGAAGGCACCCTTGCCGACCTCGACTATAAGGCGGCCATCCGCGTGATTGAAGACTACAAGCTGCGCGATGTTGAAGCGGCGACGACAACGCTCGCGCTCTGCAAACTCCTGCGTGCGCGCTACCCCGACTGGAAATACCTTGCCGACGGCGACGGGGGCGATGAAAATCTCAAAGCCTACCCGATTGAAGAAAATCCGGAGCTCACCATTCGCAGCGTGCTCGGCAATACCGTGTTGTACCATGAAGGCTGGGGCGTGGATAAAATCAAGCACTCGCTCACCTACTCCGGCGGACAAAGCCGCGGCGCGGTCCGCACCTGGGCGCCGGCACGGCATTTCGGATTCACCGGTTTCAGCCCGTATGCGCTGCCCGATGTGATTCAGGTCTCGGAAGGGATCCCCTTCATCGCGCTTACCAACTGGGAGCACGACCGCTTGTATCAGCTCAAGGGCGAAATCGTGCGCCGTGGCGTGAAGGAAATTACAGGAATCGACATGCCGGTCAATCCCAAGCGGCGCATGCAGGAAGGCACAGTGGGCAGCGATAAGTTCGCGGATGTTTTCGCGGACAACGAGATGACCTACCGCCTCTACTTTCAGTCGCTTTATGCCAAATAACCGCGAAATTGTAGCGGCACGGCCGGAAAAGGTCAGCGGACTCGACCCTTTCCGGCCGTATCATTTTCTGCACGAGCAAGAGCCCGGTCCCGACGGGAAGCTGCGTCGGGTCAACACCATTTTCCTGACCAACCGGGAGTGCCCGTTCAAGTGCGTTTTTTGCGACCTTTGGAAGCACACCCTCGACAGTCCGACGCCCGTTGGCGCCATCCCCGCACAAATCCGGTACGCGCTTGAACGCCTGCCGCAGGCGGATGTCCTGAAGCTGTACAACAACGGCAATTTTTTCGACCTCAAAGCCATCCCCCGAAAAGACTACCCCGAAATCGCGCAGCTTTGCGAAGGCTACGAGCGGGTCATCACCGAGAACCATCCCAAAATTGGCGGGCCGCAGGTTGAGGAATTCCGGGATATGATCAGCGGTGAGCTTGAGATCGCGATTGGGATTGAGAGCATACATCCCGAAGTACTGCCGCGGCTGAATAAGCAAATCACGATGCAAGACCTCGCGCAGACGGCAGCTCGTTTCCGGGAAGCCGGCATTGCGTTACGCGGCTTCATCCTCCTGAATCCGCCCTACCTCACCAATCCGGATGAAATCCGGCGATCCTGTCTCGATACCATCCACTTTGCATTCGACAGCGGATTTGAGACCGTCAGTATCATCCCCGTGCGCACAGGCAACGGCTACATGGAGCGGCTGCAGGACGCCGGCGATTACGTGCCGCCGGATTTGCGCATGCTGGAAGACGTCATGACCGAAGCTCTCAGCTGGAAGCGCGGTCGGGTATTCGCGGATTTGTGGGATGTGGAACTCTTCTGGAAAGAGAAGGAGGAAGGCTTTAAAGACTGGCAGGCCCGAATGGAAGAGCTAAACCTCACGCAGCATGTCGGTGCGCAGAAGGGTTGAATAATGAAAAGAAAGTGCCCGAATAAATAACAGCTATCATTTCAGGAATAAATTTAACAAATCCGCATACCGGCTTTCACCATATTCCGTCATCAAAATAAACAATAACAAGATGGCATTAGCCTACTGATTTCATACAGTTTGCACAACGAGACGGATGAGAAGAAAAAAACAGCTATTCGAAAACATTCCGGCACATGCCGGCATTGTGGTGGCGGGCGCCGGGTTTGGCGGATCGCTTCTTTCCATTATTCTTAAACAACAGGGTCACGATGTACTGTTGCTTGAGCGAAGCACACATCCCCGTTTTACCATTGGCGAGAGTTCAACGCCCATAGCCGATATGATTCTGCGCGATCTGGCGCAGACCTATGGACTTGAATGGCTTACGCCCCTGAGCCGCTACGGAAGCTGGAAAGAAAGCTATCCGGAACTCAGGGTTGGGTTGAAACGCGGATTCAGCTACTATTTTCATGAACCGGATAAACCCTTTTCGGACGACACGCGCCATGCGCGAAGCTTGCTCGTTGCCGCAAGCAACAGCGATGAATCTTCAGACACACAGTGGTACCGCCCCGATTTCGACGCCTTTCTGGTACAAAAGGCCGTAGAAGAAGGTGTCGCCTATTACGATCAGACCGAAATTACGCGGGTGCTCGACAACGGCCCCGGTCACCCGTGGTATCTCAGCCTCCGGAGCGGAAAACGCACGCACGAGCTGTCGGCAGATTTTATCATTGACGCCACCGGCGCCGATCAGCTTTCACGCTTGCTGGGCGTGAAGCCCGCTGACTATGCCTTCCATACAAGCTCAGCGGCGGTATTTTCGCACGTCACCAATGTCCCCGAGTGGCACAGCTACCTGCAGGAACAGGGCATATCCGGAACGGACACCTACCCCTTTCACCCTGACCATGCCGCGCTTCATCACCTGATTGATGAAGGCTGGCTGTGGATGTTGCGCTTTTCCGACGGCCTCCTCAGCGCCGGATTTATGCTCAGCTGGGAAGATCAGAAACAGCTCGTCCGGAAATCAAACCACAAGCTGGTACAGCACCTGTTCCAGCAATACCCCTCCCTGAACGCCCTGTTTGATGGGGCGGAAATTGCACAGCTGCCCGGAAAATGGCTCAAAACCAAACCCCTGCAGCGCATGTCCCAAAACGCCGCAGGGTCCGGATTTGCCCTGTTGCCGCACTCGGCAGGCTTTGTTGACCCCATGCACAGTACCGGCATTGCCATCACGCTGTGTGCCATTGAAAAGCTTGCCCTTCTGTTCCGGGAAGCAAAGCCGGGAGAAACCGTTAACAGCTACGCCCTCGACGCCTACAGTATCAGCATTATGCGTGAGCTGCAGCTGATTGATGTGCTGGTTGCCGGTTGCTACAAAACCCGGCGGAATCCGGATCTGTTTGAAGCCTGGCTCAGCTGTTACTTCACCTGTTCCATCAGCTACGAACAAGCACGGCTGAAAGGCGAGCGGCCGGCCTCCTTCCTCAACGCGATGGAACAGCCGGTCAGCAGTATGATTTATGAAGCCTGGGAACATTTGCTGCAGCTGGAAAAAGAAGGCTTTCCCGACGCCGCTTGTCACGCCTTTATTGAAGCCATGCGCCGCCGGATTCAACCCTGGAACATCGCCGGACTCCTCACGCCCAATCAAAAAATGTACGCCCATACGGCGGTCGATTTATAAGTTACGGGTGCAGCCAAAGCGCAGCATTGCCTAAAATTACTGATTCAATCTTTCGGAAATCGGACTTGCAATTTTAGTACTTTAACTCCACAAAATCCGGCATACCCCCTCATCCTCACAGAAACAGGCAGATGAAAAAAACGGCTCTCTTCCTCACCGCTTTATGGATGGCTGCGCTCATTCCCGCCGCGGGCGCACAGCACCTCAGCGAAGCCCTTGAAACCCACATCACCCGCATGATGTCGTACGAACAAATTCCCGGTCTCGCCCTCGCCGTCCACGAAGCCGACGGTTCGGTTTGGTTCCAGAATTTCGGGCAAATGGGCCTTGATGATGAGCGCCCCGTTACCGAGCACAGCCTGTTCGAAATCGGCTCCGTCACCAAAACCTTTACCGGCTCGCTGTTTTTGCTCCTCATGGAAGCGCACGGCTTCGACGGGGAAACCTCCGTCAACAGCTTGCTCGAAGGAAGCGGACTTCAGCTGCCCGATCAGGAAAGCGCGCCCATCACCCTGAATCACCTGATGACCCACACCAGCGGTCTGCCGCGTCTGCCCGGCAACATGACGCCCGCCGACGACCGCGATCCCTACAAAGATTACAGCACCGAACAGCTCAAAGCCTACGCCGCGGCCGTTCAGCCGCAGCGCGCCCCCGGAGAAGACTGGGAGTACTCCAACTTCACATTCATGGTCCTTGGCTTTCTTGCCGCTTACCTCGAAAACCGCGATTTCGATCAGCTCATCCGTGAGCACCTCACAGAACCGCTGGGCATGACCCGCACGCTGCGGGAAGTACCCGAAGCCCTTCAGCCCGATGTGGCAGGCGGCAGCATGTTCGGGGCCTATGCGCCAGCCTGGCACTTCGACGAACTCCGCGGACTCGGCGAGCTCCGCAGCACAAGCGCCGATCTCATCCGCTATCTCGAAGCCCATCTCGGCACAGACAGCTTCGCCCGAAGTGCCGCCCTGCAGGCCGGACATCAGCCCCGCTACAGCCTGTCCGACGAGCTGCACATGGGCTTCAGCTGGTTCATTCGCGATCTTAATGAAAACGCCGGTCGCCTCATCTATCACGGCGGCGGAACCGGCGGATTTCGCTCAGCCATAGCTTTCGACCCTGCAAGCGGTCGCGCGGCAGTTGCCCTCACCAACTCAAATTCCGATGTGCAAGACCTGGCCCTGCACCTTGCCAACCCCGCCGCACCGCTTCGCGAACTCCCCGAAGACGGCGCCCTTCCCGAAGCCCTGATCGCACAGCTCTCCGGCCTCTACCAAAACCCAAACCTGCCCGTCTTTGAGCTCTTCGGTCAAAACGGCCGCCTCATGGGGCAGATGGACGGTCAGCCGGCCCTGCCGCTCGAACAGGTCGAAGGCCTCAGCTTCCGGAATCAAGCCGTCGGCGCCCGCATGGAATTCGAAGCCTCCGGTCAGGAGCCCGCCACCGGCTTTGTGCTGCATCAGGGCGGCATGCAATTCCCTTTTGAACGCATCACCGAGCGCCCCACCGGACCCGTAGCGATAGCGCTAAGCCCCGAAGTCCTCGCCGAATACGCCGGCACCTACCACGCCGGCGGCGGCCTCAGCTTTCAGATCGAAGCCGCGGAAGGCCACCTCTCCGCACGCCTCACCGGACAGCCCGCCGCCAAAGTACTCCCCGAAGGCAACGACCGCTTCTTCTACGAAGTCGTACCCGCCGCGCTGCAGTTCGAACGAAACGACGAAGGCCGCATCACAGCCGTAACCCTCCTGCAGCACGGTCAGGAAATCCGCTTCCAACGCGAACCCTGACACAAGCCCACAAGCCCTACCACAAACCTGACAGGCATAACCGGCTTTTTTTTTTTGGGGGGAAAACTCAGAGAACATCACGGTCTTTCGTGATAGATTGGGTGATCCCAAATCAAAGATGAAGGAGTTGCTTTTTTTTGAACCGCAGACGGCAATGGAGACGGCGGACGGCAGACCGCGGACCGCAGACAGGGGAATGGCATAAGACGGAAGTCAGATGTCAGAAGACGGGTGACGGGTGACGGGTGACGGGTGACGGGTGACGGGTGACGGGTGACAGAAGATCATCTAAAAAAAAGTCATCTCGAACACCGGGACATAGCAACACCGCAATCAAAGCCCCGGCAACCCGAACTGCCCCAAAAGCCCACCGAAGCATCATGTGAGAGATCCCCTGAGGCTGTTCGCCCCCAATATGAATCAAAGCCCCGAAGCCCTGCACCACGAGATCCTTCGACTCCGCTGCGCTTCGCTCAGGATGACAGGGCCGCCTTGGGTCAAGCGGCGCGGCCTGCCGCGCCGGGCTTGTTGGAAGTGCCGCTGTCCTCCTGAGCGCAGCCGTAGCGAAGCGAAGGCGGAGTCGAAGGATCCGGTGATGCGGGCTCGGCGGCCTGTACCGGAAGGACCCCCATCCGTGTAGTAAACCTTCTGTTTCAATTTCCCTGAAATATGTATCCTCTTTAAAGCCCAAGCTCATTTATGTGATTCGGATTAATGACGAGGCGCACAAGGGTTATTTGAAAATCGGGGAGGCAACGACACGGGAAAGCTACTGCGGCTGTAGAGGAGGGCCGTATTCCCCAGCGAGGCGTCAAACAATGGGCAACAAAAACACGCTCATTTTGTGATTTTTTATAGAAACTAACCTCTGAATTTGAGGTGCCTAAAAGCTATATTGATAATCTGAAGTAATAATTAAAGTCAGTTTTGGCTTAATCTGTACTCTCCCACAAACTTGCAAATTATCAGGAATGCCAACACTTAACTGGATCGGTAAAGAGAAAGTAATTAATCATCACCGGGATGTGCCGTTTCGGGTTTTAAATCATAAATACGGCTTTACTGCAGAAAAAGGCGAAACTAATAAGCCGACCAATAGTGGCAATAAAATTATTCACGGGGATAATCTTGAGGCACTAAAATCCCTTTTGCCAGAGTACGAAGGCCAAGTGAAGTGTATCTATATTGACCCACCATACAATACAGGTAATGAAGGTTGGGTATATAATGATAATGTCAGTCACCCTAAACTCAAAAAATGGCTTGGGGAAGTTGTCGGTAAAGAAGGTGATGACCTAAGCAGACATGACAAATGGCTTTGCATGATGTATCCAAGACTTCAGATCCTAAAAAGATTACTTTCTATAGATGGTTTGATTTTTATATCAATTGATGACAATGAATACCAAAGTTTGAAATTTCTATGTGACGAAATATTCGGAAGACAAAATTTTATCACAAACTTTTCTTGGCGGACAGATGGGAACTTTGATAATCAAGCGAAAATCAAGATAAACCATGAATATATTTTGTGCTTTGCAAAAAAAATAAGTCAATTTGAACACCCTCGTATCGTAGATCCAAATATTGACCCATCGAGCAAACTTTTTAGGAGAGTAATTAGGAATACGATCGTCAAAAATGGACCCAAAAACCCTGTTAGCTCTATAAACTTACCCATAGGGTTTCCCGCTGAATTTGAATCAGGTGTTCTTGAACCCCGGAATGATGCTTGGCCCAAATTTGATGAACCGTTAAAAATTTCTGGATATAAATTAGAAGAGCCAGTATCAGTCTCAAGCGGATGGAGTTCGAAGAAACTTTTAGAGTCTTTTATTCATGCTAAGTTCAAGCCAGTTTTAGATACAAAGCAACAACTTACACGTTTTGTGATTACTAATTCCGGTGCCATTGAAGCATTAAAAGACAGGGAGCAGCCAAGCCATGTGGTAAGCTCTTTAAAAAATATGGGTAGCACACAAAATATGAGCTCCGATTTAAAAAAAATGGGTATTAATTTTGATTACCCTAAGCCTAACTCGCTGTTAGAATACCTCTTAAGCATTCATCACACTAAAGATCACTATGTACTTGACTCGTTCGCAGGATCAGGTACAACTGCCCACGCAGTACTAAATCTTAACAAAAAGGATGGTGGTAACCGAAAGTTTATACTTATCGAAATGGAGGATTATGCAGAAAAAATAACGGCCAAAAGAATAAAAAAAGTTATTATAGGGTATGGAGACGGTAAAAATGAAGTCGAAGGCACAGGCGGAAGCTTTGATTATTACGAATTAGGCGAGCCTCTTTTTATTGGAGAAAATGCTGAATATCTGAATGAAAAAGTAGGCGCAGAAAAAATACGGTCATATATCTGGTTTAGTGAAACGCGCACTCCTTATCAGGCTCATAACCAACAGTCTGAAACCGATTATTTCCTTGGGGCGCATGAGCAAACAGCCTACTACTTTTATTATCTTCCTCAGGAGATCACGACGCTTGACCATGATTTCCTTGCTTCCGTTAAAACCAAGGCAGAACAATATGTCATTTATGCTGACAACTGTTTGCTCTCGAAAGAATACTTGAGTTCGAACAATATCATTTTCAAAAAAATCCCGCGTGATATAAACCGATTCTGATATGGAACTGAAAAATTACCAGCATAAAGTAATTGAAGACCTTGAAGATTTTTTAGAATATCTCCGGGAGTATCAAACTCCTGAAACGGCTTTCAATCAATATTGGGAAGACCGGATTGGTCCGTACAACCCCATTGCTGGTATCGGGATGGAACCCTATAAGCAAACCATTCCTAAAGCCGCTCATGTTTGTATTAAAGTCCCCACCGCAGGCGGCAAGACTTTTATTGCCTGCCATGCGCTTCATTCAATATTTAATGCTACCGGAGACAGCCTGCCCAAAGCTGTTATTTGGCTTGTGCCATGGAGCAACCTGCTTGACCAAACAGTTCACAGCCTGAGCAATCCCGATCATCCTTACAGGAAAAAGCTGAACGCGCTGTTTAATCACAGGGTAGAGGTTTATACTAAAGAAGATCTCTTGCAGG
This genomic stretch from Cyclonatronum proteinivorum harbors:
- a CDS encoding serine hydrolase; protein product: MKKTALFLTALWMAALIPAAGAQHLSEALETHITRMMSYEQIPGLALAVHEADGSVWFQNFGQMGLDDERPVTEHSLFEIGSVTKTFTGSLFLLLMEAHGFDGETSVNSLLEGSGLQLPDQESAPITLNHLMTHTSGLPRLPGNMTPADDRDPYKDYSTEQLKAYAAAVQPQRAPGEDWEYSNFTFMVLGFLAAYLENRDFDQLIREHLTEPLGMTRTLREVPEALQPDVAGGSMFGAYAPAWHFDELRGLGELRSTSADLIRYLEAHLGTDSFARSAALQAGHQPRYSLSDELHMGFSWFIRDLNENAGRLIYHGGGTGGFRSAIAFDPASGRAAVALTNSNSDVQDLALHLANPAAPLRELPEDGALPEALIAQLSGLYQNPNLPVFELFGQNGRLMGQMDGQPALPLEQVEGLSFRNQAVGARMEFEASGQEPATGFVLHQGGMQFPFERITERPTGPVAIALSPEVLAEYAGTYHAGGGLSFQIEAAEGHLSARLTGQPAAKVLPEGNDRFFYEVVPAALQFERNDEGRITAVTLLQHGQEIRFQREP
- a CDS encoding radical SAM protein, with amino-acid sequence MPNNREIVAARPEKVSGLDPFRPYHFLHEQEPGPDGKLRRVNTIFLTNRECPFKCVFCDLWKHTLDSPTPVGAIPAQIRYALERLPQADVLKLYNNGNFFDLKAIPRKDYPEIAQLCEGYERVITENHPKIGGPQVEEFRDMISGELEIAIGIESIHPEVLPRLNKQITMQDLAQTAARFREAGIALRGFILLNPPYLTNPDEIRRSCLDTIHFAFDSGFETVSIIPVRTGNGYMERLQDAGDYVPPDLRMLEDVMTEALSWKRGRVFADLWDVELFWKEKEEGFKDWQARMEELNLTQHVGAQKG
- a CDS encoding asparagine synthase-related protein, producing MPITYVKLNDFVSLLDPAANIILNMSAEEAEEIVRSGNPAKVRSIEGSFAIVTKNGMEVTMARSISRPMRYFMAKQVDGPLLIVAERIDEIYEYLKSLGLHHQFNPAYTRMVPAHYVVKLQVVGCPDPNPDYTRYFVPERETLPADLDEIGRAYVGAMANECQKWLQSIDEKEPIGVLFSGGIDSGSVFLVLYHTMLKLGMSPARLKAFTLSVENGPDARQARSFLKALDLELFHEVLEGTLADLDYKAAIRVIEDYKLRDVEAATTTLALCKLLRARYPDWKYLADGDGGDENLKAYPIEENPELTIRSVLGNTVLYHEGWGVDKIKHSLTYSGGQSRGAVRTWAPARHFGFTGFSPYALPDVIQVSEGIPFIALTNWEHDRLYQLKGEIVRRGVKEITGIDMPVNPKRRMQEGTVGSDKFADVFADNEMTYRLYFQSLYAK
- a CDS encoding NAD(P)/FAD-dependent oxidoreductase, which encodes MRRKKQLFENIPAHAGIVVAGAGFGGSLLSIILKQQGHDVLLLERSTHPRFTIGESSTPIADMILRDLAQTYGLEWLTPLSRYGSWKESYPELRVGLKRGFSYYFHEPDKPFSDDTRHARSLLVAASNSDESSDTQWYRPDFDAFLVQKAVEEGVAYYDQTEITRVLDNGPGHPWYLSLRSGKRTHELSADFIIDATGADQLSRLLGVKPADYAFHTSSAAVFSHVTNVPEWHSYLQEQGISGTDTYPFHPDHAALHHLIDEGWLWMLRFSDGLLSAGFMLSWEDQKQLVRKSNHKLVQHLFQQYPSLNALFDGAEIAQLPGKWLKTKPLQRMSQNAAGSGFALLPHSAGFVDPMHSTGIAITLCAIEKLALLFREAKPGETVNSYALDAYSISIMRELQLIDVLVAGCYKTRRNPDLFEAWLSCYFTCSISYEQARLKGERPASFLNAMEQPVSSMIYEAWEHLLQLEKEGFPDAACHAFIEAMRRRIQPWNIAGLLTPNQKMYAHTAVDL
- a CDS encoding site-specific DNA-methyltransferase, with amino-acid sequence MPTLNWIGKEKVINHHRDVPFRVLNHKYGFTAEKGETNKPTNSGNKIIHGDNLEALKSLLPEYEGQVKCIYIDPPYNTGNEGWVYNDNVSHPKLKKWLGEVVGKEGDDLSRHDKWLCMMYPRLQILKRLLSIDGLIFISIDDNEYQSLKFLCDEIFGRQNFITNFSWRTDGNFDNQAKIKINHEYILCFAKKISQFEHPRIVDPNIDPSSKLFRRVIRNTIVKNGPKNPVSSINLPIGFPAEFESGVLEPRNDAWPKFDEPLKISGYKLEEPVSVSSGWSSKKLLESFIHAKFKPVLDTKQQLTRFVITNSGAIEALKDREQPSHVVSSLKNMGSTQNMSSDLKKMGINFDYPKPNSLLEYLLSIHHTKDHYVLDSFAGSGTTAHAVLNLNKKDGGNRKFILIEMEDYAEKITAKRIKKVIIGYGDGKNEVEGTGGSFDYYELGEPLFIGENAEYLNEKVGAEKIRSYIWFSETRTPYQAHNQQSETDYFLGAHEQTAYYFYYLPQEITTLDHDFLASVKTKAEQYVIYADNCLLSKEYLSSNNIIFKKIPRDINRF